The genomic stretch TCCACAACACCCGATTCTTTTGTCCCACTCATAATTAAATATAGTCTTGTCTTATATACTCAAGCAAATAGAATTGAGAAATAAATAAAATGTTAAAAAAAAGAGCAAAATACTTGACTGCTTGCTCATTTAAACTACAGTAAATCTTGACTGTTTAATCTATGGGCAGTCTAGCAAAATTAAAAGAGTAGATTAACTTAAATTTAGTCAACTTATAGAAGGATGTAGAAGTATGGCTTGCGGAAAAGTCAAATGGTTCAATAACGCCAAAGGGTTTGGTTTCATCGTAGAAGACGGCAGTGACGAAGATATCTTTGCTCATTACTCAACGATTGTAATGGATGGATACAAGACGCTTAAAGCTGGTCAGGATGTATCATTCGAACTACAAAAAGGCCCCAAAGGGTTGCATGCCACTAATATCGCTCCTATTACGGAAGATATTGTGTGATGACTTTGTAGTTTAATTGGCTAAAGCGGGTTACGTTTGTGCTCGCTTCACCTCCCCCCTCTCTGCTCGCAATTCTTTTTACTTTCAGTTCCTCATAACGAAAATATCTATAACTTTTCACTTTTATACTTTAAATTTAATAATTAGCCCCCATATGCAAAGACTGTTAGACTAATGGACGTCTTGCAAATCCAGCTTCAGGTTGGTTAGATATTGTTAATACTTCCGTATTATAGCCTATGACTATGCTAACAATGCCACTTTAA from Pseudoalteromonas sp. UG3-2 encodes the following:
- the cspD gene encoding cold shock domain-containing protein CspD, with the protein product MACGKVKWFNNAKGFGFIVEDGSDEDIFAHYSTIVMDGYKTLKAGQDVSFELQKGPKGLHATNIAPITEDIV